From the Priestia koreensis genome, one window contains:
- a CDS encoding alpha/beta hydrolase family protein: MSVYTLRQAEPMHIKTQDGVFLNGHLFKPTGQDQYPLMIYVNGSGITPYEMDLEEEQFYFCRTLVKGCIDEGFALLLVNKRGVGSSEGTWKTQSFYDRAEDMRDIILSMRKRIDIDEHQISVMGHSQGGWIVQLLASRYPDLLKSSLSIAGPAYSVKEQILDNLDSNLIMKGNVRSAKWLRPINQLSFTLYQLLSKVLKVGYLSRILDYDARTIIPTIAVPIYFAFAENDELVPLEKNEPLARELLSQIAVPYKVNISPGVNHSFARAERYQTWDKIDWKASLELVDLIRDFCRWTKANFR; encoded by the coding sequence ATGTCAGTGTATACGCTTAGGCAAGCTGAACCAATGCATATAAAGACGCAAGATGGTGTGTTTCTGAATGGTCATTTGTTTAAACCTACAGGTCAAGATCAATACCCATTAATGATATATGTAAATGGATCAGGTATCACACCATACGAAATGGATCTGGAGGAAGAACAATTCTACTTTTGTCGCACTCTCGTTAAAGGTTGCATAGATGAGGGTTTTGCGCTGCTACTCGTTAATAAGCGTGGAGTTGGATCTTCAGAAGGTACATGGAAGACACAAAGCTTTTATGACCGAGCAGAGGATATGCGTGACATTATTTTATCAATGAGAAAACGGATTGATATTGATGAACATCAAATTAGCGTAATGGGCCACAGTCAAGGTGGCTGGATCGTTCAACTGCTTGCTTCACGCTATCCAGATTTATTAAAATCATCTCTCAGCATTGCTGGTCCAGCATACAGCGTGAAAGAGCAAATTCTAGATAACCTGGACTCTAATCTAATTATGAAAGGTAATGTCCGTTCTGCAAAGTGGCTGCGACCTATCAACCAGCTTTCTTTTACCCTGTACCAACTATTATCAAAAGTACTTAAAGTAGGTTATTTAAGTCGCATTTTAGATTATGATGCTAGAACAATCATTCCTACTATAGCTGTTCCGATCTATTTTGCTTTTGCTGAAAACGACGAACTCGTTCCTTTAGAGAAGAATGAACCGTTAGCAAGAGAATTACTGTCACAAATAGCGGTACCGTATAAAGTCAACATTTCACCAGGAGTTAACCATAGCTTTGCGAGAGCGGAGAGATATCAAACGTGGGATAAAATTGACTGGAAAGCAAGTCTCGAGTTAGTTGATTTAATACGAGATTTTTGTAGGTGGACAAAGGCAAACTTCCGGTGA
- a CDS encoding MerR family transcriptional regulator — protein sequence MRTYTIGQVAEIYQLSISQLRYYHKQGLFPFLQRTEKGDRVFTHDFLQLLDMILCLKNTGMPIKDIKQFVDWCMEGKRTVPDRLHMMKQQEQKVLQQLEDTKKYLTKIQEKILRLENEQ from the coding sequence ATGAGGACTTATACAATTGGACAGGTTGCGGAGATTTATCAGCTATCCATTTCTCAGCTGCGTTATTACCACAAACAAGGACTATTCCCCTTCCTTCAACGGACGGAAAAAGGGGATCGAGTGTTTACACACGATTTCCTTCAGCTTTTGGATATGATCTTGTGTTTAAAAAACACGGGAATGCCTATAAAAGACATTAAACAGTTTGTTGATTGGTGTATGGAAGGAAAACGAACCGTCCCGGATAGGCTCCATATGATGAAGCAACAAGAACAGAAGGTCCTTCAACAACTTGAAGATACCAAGAAATATTTGACAAAAATTCAAGAAAAGATTTTAAGGTTGGAAAACGAACAATAA
- a CDS encoding SDR family NAD(P)-dependent oxidoreductase, translated as METIAFVTGANKGIGYELVRQLANHMDHVFLGARNEELGKKAIDSLGLSNVSFVQVDISDPNSIQSAIDTILGQTNHLDLLINNAGVALDFNISPTELKVEMLREIFNINFFGTFQMVQTFLPLVKKAKRGKIVNVTTDMASQTMFDNGDVHPLNILGYNSSKTAINSLTLSFGKEFGEDGPEIFGVTPGFTTTDLNSNAPGGKSPKEGAKIIVKHALSEQNYNGKVLNEKGIIPW; from the coding sequence ATGGAAACAATCGCTTTTGTCACAGGCGCTAATAAAGGAATTGGGTATGAACTTGTGCGTCAATTAGCTAATCACATGGATCATGTTTTTTTAGGTGCTCGTAATGAAGAATTGGGTAAAAAAGCAATTGATTCGTTAGGATTATCAAACGTCTCATTTGTGCAGGTAGATATTTCAGATCCAAACTCTATTCAAAGTGCTATAGATACGATCCTTGGTCAAACCAATCATCTAGATTTACTTATTAACAATGCGGGAGTAGCCCTAGACTTTAACATCTCTCCTACAGAATTAAAAGTTGAGATGCTTCGAGAAATCTTTAACATTAATTTCTTTGGAACATTTCAAATGGTACAAACCTTCCTACCGCTCGTAAAAAAAGCGAAGCGTGGAAAAATTGTCAACGTAACAACGGATATGGCGTCTCAGACAATGTTTGATAATGGAGACGTTCACCCTCTTAATATACTGGGCTACAATTCGTCCAAAACGGCGATTAATTCGCTAACCTTGTCATTTGGAAAAGAGTTTGGAGAAGATGGTCCTGAAATTTTCGGCGTTACGCCAGGATTTACAACGACGGATCTAAATAGTAATGCACCAGGAGGAAAATCCCCAAAAGAAGGTGCAAAAATTATTGTAAAACATGCATTAAGTGAACAAAACTATAACGGAAAAGTTCTAAATGAGAAAGGAATTATTCCATGGTGA